In Desulfovibrio legallii, one genomic interval encodes:
- a CDS encoding adenosylcobinamide-GDP ribazoletransferase, whose translation MQWVIQAYDALAFLSRLTPPRRAAGAAALTACVPFFPLAGLLLGLVFTLPPWLLLTSLAPAADATTLPLLTAAWCWLAAEIWATRGLHWDGLADLGDATGSGAHGQRFWDVLRDSRLGAFGALHLLLAYSGMWVLLAWQLGQGHWAALVLAPAWGRAAALWLAAMTPAREVQSLGGLARAGVTLRLAWSFACAGLALLCGLAATFALPFWRVPCAVLGQALLLARLSAVARREGGLSGDFLGAAILWSQLWFLLLTV comes from the coding sequence GTGCAGTGGGTCATCCAAGCCTATGACGCCCTGGCCTTTCTGAGCCGCCTGACGCCACCGCGCCGGGCGGCCGGAGCGGCGGCGTTGACCGCCTGCGTGCCATTTTTTCCTTTGGCCGGGCTGCTGCTGGGCCTGGTCTTTACCCTGCCCCCCTGGTTATTGCTCACAAGCCTTGCACCTGCTGCGGACGCCACGACCCTGCCGCTGCTGACGGCGGCCTGGTGTTGGCTGGCTGCGGAAATCTGGGCCACACGCGGCCTGCACTGGGACGGCCTGGCGGATTTGGGCGACGCCACGGGCAGCGGCGCGCACGGCCAACGCTTTTGGGACGTGCTGCGCGACAGCCGCCTGGGAGCCTTTGGGGCCCTGCACTTGCTGCTGGCCTACAGCGGCATGTGGGTGCTGTTGGCCTGGCAGCTGGGCCAAGGGCACTGGGCGGCCTTAGTGCTGGCCCCGGCCTGGGGCCGGGCCGCTGCCCTCTGGCTGGCCGCAATGACGCCTGCGCGAGAGGTACAGTCTTTGGGGGGGCTGGCCAGGGCCGGGGTGACCCTGCGCCTGGCCTGGAGTTTTGCCTGCGCGGGCCTGGCCCTGCTCTGCGGGCTGGCCGCGACCTTTGCCCTGCCGTTTTGGCGCGTGCCTTGCGCGGTTTTGGGGCAAGCCCTGCTTCTGGCCCGCCTGTCGGCCGTAGCTCGCCGGGAAGGCGGCCTTTCCGGCGATTTTCTGGGGGCGGCCATCCTGTGGAGCCAGTTGTGGTTTCTGCTGCTTACGGTGTAG
- a CDS encoding redox-sensing transcriptional repressor Rex, with translation MATPPKSKHIPRATIQRLATYVQVLENFARDNVEVISSNPLAEACGVNGSQVRKDLAYFGEFGIRGVGYHVKSLIAAITSSLGVDREWRMALIGVGNLGKAILNHGEFRARGFNIVGIFDCDPFKIGEIVHGLEVHCTRDLKDMVDDLNIEIGIITTPPERAQRAAQHLMDAGISSILNFAPARIKVPERVNVEYVDFFHHLYSLAFNHPHTR, from the coding sequence ATGGCCACCCCTCCCAAGAGCAAACACATTCCACGAGCCACCATCCAACGCCTCGCCACCTACGTTCAGGTTCTTGAAAATTTCGCCCGCGATAATGTGGAAGTCATTTCTTCCAATCCCCTGGCCGAAGCCTGCGGCGTCAACGGATCTCAGGTGCGCAAGGATCTTGCCTACTTTGGCGAATTCGGCATCCGCGGCGTAGGCTACCACGTCAAATCCCTCATAGCGGCCATCACGTCCTCCCTCGGTGTGGACCGTGAATGGCGCATGGCCCTCATCGGCGTGGGCAACCTGGGCAAAGCCATTCTGAATCACGGAGAGTTTCGCGCCCGCGGGTTCAACATTGTGGGCATTTTTGACTGCGATCCTTTCAAGATCGGCGAAATAGTCCACGGTCTGGAGGTGCACTGCACCCGCGACCTCAAAGACATGGTTGACGACCTCAATATTGAGATCGGCATTATCACCACCCCGCCGGAACGCGCCCAGCGCGCGGCCCAGCACCTCATGGACGCGGGCATTTCCTCCATCCTCAACTTTGCCCCGGCGCGCATCAAGGTGCCGGAGCGGGTCAATGTGGAGTATGTGGACTTTTTCCACCACCTCTACTCCCTGGCCTTCAACCACCCGCACACCCGCTGA
- a CDS encoding nitroreductase family protein: MDFHALVSEARTCRRFAEDKPLSMADLEWLADCARLAPSARNAQDLRFILVGPGETCTRLFALTRWAGALKDWGGPQPGERPTGFIALLLPAKGNDLHLVDAGIAAQTMQLAAASRGWGCCIMQAFDHQAAPQLLAVPAEYAMTLVLAFGAANEKRVLAPMPTTGNAPYWRDAQGVHYVPKRELKDLVLARY, from the coding sequence ATGGATTTTCATGCACTGGTTTCGGAAGCGCGCACCTGCCGCCGCTTTGCGGAGGACAAGCCCCTGAGCATGGCGGACCTGGAATGGCTTGCGGATTGCGCGCGCCTGGCGCCTTCGGCCCGCAACGCGCAGGACCTGCGTTTTATTCTGGTGGGGCCCGGCGAAACGTGCACGCGGCTTTTTGCACTCACGCGCTGGGCCGGCGCGCTCAAGGACTGGGGCGGCCCGCAGCCCGGCGAGCGGCCCACGGGCTTTATCGCCTTACTGCTGCCCGCCAAGGGCAACGACCTGCACCTGGTGGACGCGGGCATTGCGGCCCAGACCATGCAGCTGGCCGCCGCCAGCCGGGGCTGGGGCTGCTGCATCATGCAGGCCTTTGATCACCAGGCCGCCCCGCAATTGCTGGCTGTTCCCGCGGAATACGCCATGACTCTGGTGCTGGCCTTTGGTGCAGCCAACGAAAAGCGAGTGCTGGCGCCCATGCCTACCACGGGCAACGCCCCCTACTGGCGGGACGCCCAGGGCGTGCACTATGTGCCCAAGCGGGAGCTCAAAGATCTGGTCCTGGCGCGCTATTAG